In Streptomyces sp. NBC_00341, the DNA window GACCGGTGTGGTGCTGGCCACCAACACCGGCAGCATCGCGGGCTACTCCGACCTGCTGTACGACACGCTCACCCTGGAGAAGCCCTACCTGATCAACCCGGGCAAGTTCGCGGGCAGCGTCATGAACTGCAGCGCCGGGCAGATGGCCATCCGGCACGGGCTCAAGGGCCTGAACGCCACCGTGGCCGGCGGCCGCAGCGCCAGCCTCTACGCCTTCCGGCACGCCCGGCTGGCCATGGCGGCGGGGCGCGCCGAGAAACTGCTCGTCGGCGGTGCGGAGGAGCTCAGCGCCCCGGTGGCCTGGGCCTGGCACCACGCCGGAACGCTGCGGGAGGCCGCACCGGTCGGCGAGGGCAGCGCCGTGTTCGTCGTCCGGGCCGAGGAGACCCCCGGCGAACCGGTCCTCGCGGAGCTGCTGGCCTGCGAGGTCGGCTTCCACGGGTGGACCGGGGCCGCCCGCCGGGCCGGCCTCCACCGCGGCCTGACGAACGGGCTGGCCGACGCCATCACCCGGGCCCTGGAGCGCAGCCAGGTGGCGGCGGAGGACGTGGCCGCCGTCTCCCTGGGCGCGGGTGACCACATCGGGCTGGACCGGCTGGAGGAGCGCGCGGTGCGGCTCGCCCTGGGCCGGCTGCCGGAGCCGGTGCGGGTGACCGAGGTGCTGGGCGAGACGTACAGCGCGGGCGGCGCCCTGCAGCTCGCGGCGCTGCTCGCCCGCTGGAAGAGCGCGCCGGGCGGCAAGGGTCCCCGCGTCGGCCTGATCACCTCGGTCGGCCACGACGGCAACGCCGGTGCGCTGGTCGTACGCGAGCGGGTCTGAGTCCCGCCTACAAGAACAGGACGGTTGAGCCCCATGGTGAAGCGGGATGAGTGGGACGCGATAGTCGTCGGCAGCGGCATGGGCGGCCTGGTGTGCGCGTCGTACCTGGCCGTGAGCGGGCGCCGCGTCCTCGTACTGGAGCAGCACGACGTGGCGGGGGGAAACAGTCATGTCTTCCGCCGCCGCCGGGCCTACGAGTTCGACGTGGGCGTCCACTACCTGGGCGACTGCGGGCCGGACGGAGTGCTGCCGGCGATCTTCTCCGGGCTGGGGCTCGACGGCCGGGTCTCCTACCGGGAGATGGACCGGGACTGCTTCGACCGGATCGAGATCCCGGGTCTCACGGTGGACGTGCCGGTCGGCTGGGAGGCCTATACGAAGCGGCTGACGGCGGCGCTGCCGGACCAGGGCGCGGGCATCGTGCGGTTCACCGGGATCTGCCGCTCTGTGGCCGCCGAGACCCGTTCGATGATGTTGTCGGACGGCGGGTCCTCGCTGGCGGACCTGCTGGCGCGCACGCCGGTCACCGCCGAGTGGGGACGCCGTACGCTCACCGAGCTGTTCGACCACTGCGGTCTTTCGCCCCGGGCGCGTACCGTGCTGGCCGCCCAGTCGCCCAACTACGGGATGGGGCCGCGCCAGGCCACCGTCTCCACCCACGCGGCCGTCACCGACCACTACCTGCGCGGCGCCTACTACCCCGAGGGCGGCGGCCAGGTGCTCGCCGCCGCTCTGGTCGAGGGTCTTGAGGCGCACGGCGGGGAGCTGCGGACCAGGAGCCGGGTGGAGCGCATCCTCGTCGAGGACGGCAGGGTCACCGGGGTGGGGATGAAGGACGGCGACGTCCTCCGCGCCCCGCTGGTGGTGTCGAACGCGGACTACTCGCGGACGGTGCTGGACCTGGTGGGCGAGGAGCACTTCGGCCGCCGGGTGGTCTCCCGTACCCGGCAGGCGAAGATGGCGCTGCCGCTGGCGACCCTCTACGTCGCGCTCGACAAGGAGCTGCCGGCCCGTCCGAACGCCAATCTGTGGTGGTACCGGGACGCCGACATCGAGGGCTACTACGAGCAGTTGGAGAAGGAGAGCATCAGTCCGGTGCCGTTCCTGTTCGCGTCGTTCGCCTCGCTGAAGGACCCGGACACGCCGGCCGTCTGCCCGCCGGGTCACAGCAACTTCCAGGTGATGACGCTGTGTCCGCCCGGCTACGAGTACTGGGGGGTGAACGAGGGGCCCGCGGCCGGTGAGCGCTACCGGCGCAACGGGGGTTACCAGGAGCGCAAGGCCGAGCTGACCGCGTCGATGCTGAGTACGGCGGAGGAGGTGCTCGGCCCGTTCCGCGACCACATCGTGCACCTGGAGACGGCGACCCCGATCACCCACGAGCGCTACACGCTGGCCACCGGCGGGACGCCGTACGGGCTGGCCCAGTGGGGCGGTACGGGCAGCCGCCCCGACACCCGCACCACCATCGAGGGGCTGCACGTGGTGGGCACCAACACCCGGCACGGCACCGGGATCACCGGCTCCGCGGTCGGCGGCATGGTGCTGGCCGGGCAGATCCTGGGCCGCGCCCTGATGGCCGAGGTCCACGGGGGCGCGCTCCTGGGCGACCCCGACCTGCTCCCGGAGCGCGGGGACGGCTGGGACCCGCTGGCCGTCTCGCGCGGCTCGGGCCGCCGCAACGCCCGCGGCCTGGCCCGGATCGGCTGAATGCCGGCGGCAGGCACCAGGAAGGCCCCGTAGCCAGTGAGTGGTTACGGGGCCTTCCGCGTGGGCGGGTGGCGCGCTACTTGGCCCGCCCCAGACCGAGCTGGCCCGCCCAGCCGCCGTCCACGCGCAGCAGTTCGCCGGTGATGTACGAGGAGTCCTCACCGGCCAGGAAGGACACGGCGCCGGCCACCTGCTCGGGCGTCGCGAACTCGCGCAGCGGCAGCTGGCGCTTGATGGCCCGGCCGCCGTCCTTCTCCAGCAGTCCGCCGATCAGGTCCGTCTCGGTGAACCCGGCGAGGACCGCGTTGACGCGGACCTCGAAGCGGGCCAGTTCGACGGCGGCGACCCGGGTGAAGGAGTTGACGGCCCCTTTGGAGGCGGAGTAGTTGGACTGGCCGACCCAGCCGCCCTCGCCCATGACGGAGGAGATGTTGATGATGTTGCCGTCGCGCTGGGACATGAAGTGCCCGGCGGCCGCCCGGGTGCAGTGGTAGACGCCGCCGATGTTGACCCGGAGCACCTCCCACCAGTCCTCTGGCGACTGGTCGAAGATGAGCCCGTCGCGGGCCACTCCGGCGTTGTTCACGAGGATGTGCAGCCCGCCGAGGCCGGCCAGCGTCTCGTCCACCAGCCGCTGGGCGGCCTCGGGGTCCGCCACGTCGGCCTGGAGGGCGATGGCCCGCCCGCCGAGTGCGGTGATCTCCTCGACCGTGCGTTCGGCCTCGTCCTTTCGGGAGCGGTAGTTCACGGCGACCGCGGCCCCGTCGGCGGCGAGACGGAGCGCGATGGCCCGCCCGATGCCGCGGGAACCACCGGTGACCAGAGCTGCCCGGCCTTCGAGGGTCATCGACTGTCTCCTTCTCCAGATGAATTGAGCGGACGCGGTAATTCCGTGAGCGGAATATGACGTTCAGTGAATTCCGTGCAGGGAAAGCGAATACCGAATATCCGAACAAGCGTATCCAGCGGACCCGTAGGCACGACCGTCCTTCCGATGCCACCTCGGCGTCCCGCCGTGTTCCTTTCGGCGCACCGGCGTGTCCGGACGAACCAATACCAAGTGGTCCGGCGCGGGTCACGGGAATTGGCCTGGCTGCATCTGCAGAACCGCTGCGAGTCTCTTTTTACTACGACAGCGAAGGGCGGTAATCAGATGAGGAAGAAAGGCAATTCACCTTCCGTCATCGTCGGATACGGGCATGCGGGCCGCGATCTCCACCATCGGGCGCTGCGGGACATCACCGGCGGCCGGTCCCTGGTGATCGCCGTCGACCCGCGTCCCGCCGAGGTGATCGGAGGGGAGTGGGTGCCGGACATCCGCGGCGCGGTGGCGGAGCTGTGGGCGGCGGGGTACCGGGTGGCCGACGCCGTCTTCCACGTGGCCGTGCCGCCGAACGCGCACCGGGACTGCATGGAGCAGCTCCTGCGCGCCGGGGCCCAGCGCTTCATCCTGGAGAAGCCGATCGCCAACACCATCGAGGACGCGGCCTACTTGGTGGACCTGGCGGAGGCGACCGGCTCCGTGGTGCTGCCGATGAGCGTCTGGCCGTCCAGCCGGGTCACCGAGGCCGCGGAGGAGCTGGTGGCCTCCGGGGCGATCGGTGAGCCGGTCTCGTACCACATGGAGCAGAGCAAGCCGCGCTTCCGCCGTTCGCTGCAGACCCAGGGCCACGGCAGCGCCTTCGAGGTGGAGCTGCCGCACCAGTTGCTGCTCGCCCTGCACCTCGCGGGGTCCGTCGCGGAGGTCACCCGGTCGCGCGGCTGGGACCTGCCGCTGCCGTTCGGCCGGCTCGACCGGATGGGCGGCGCCGAGGTCGAACTGCTGCACACCTCCGGCGTCCGGACCACGCTGTACACCGATCTCGCCTCGCCCGTGCGCCGCCGCCGGCTGCACATCCACGGCTCCGAGGGCACCCTCGTGGCCGACTACCCCGTCTCGGGGGACGACGACTTCGGCCAGGTCCGCATCGCCGGACGCCCGGTCCGCACGGTCGTCCAGGACGCCCCGCTGACCCGGTTCATCGAGCAGGCCTACGAGCACTTCCACGGCGAGCGCCCGGCCCCGCGCAGCGGTCTCGCCCTGCACCTGGAGTCCATGGAACTCCTGGACACCGCCCGCACCGCGGCTTTCGCGGCCTCCGCCACCGTCCCGCAGGAAGCAGCATGAGCACCGTCGTGATCATCGAGCCCCGCTCCTCGGGGCGGGAGCTGGTGACCCGGGCGCACGAGCTCGGGCACACCGTCATCGTCCTGAGCTCCGCCACCGGGCCCGGCCAGGACCCGGGGAAGGCCGACCGGGTGATCACCACGGACACCTTCGACCAGGCCGCCGTGCTCGACCTGATCCGCGCCCTGCACGCGGAGACCCCGATCGACGCGGTCCTGCCCGGCTTCGAGCACTTCGTCTCGCTCGCCGCCCACGCCGCCGCCGCGCTCGGCCTGCCCGGCATCCCCCCGGACGGCGTGGCGCCGTTGCGCCACAAGCACCGGATGCGCCGGGCCGTGGACGCGGCGGGCCTCGACCAGCCCCGCTACCGGACCGTCTCCGGCTCGCGGTCCGCCGCCGCCGCGTACGCGGAGCTCGGCCCGGTCTGCGTGGTCAAGCCGGTCGACCAGTCGGGGAGCCTCGACGTGCGCCGGGTGGGCTCCGAGCGGGAGGCCGTCGGCGCGTTCCGCCGGGCGCTGCGCTCCGGCCGGGGCGCCGGGCTGGTGCTGGTCGAGGAGTACGTCCAGGGGCCGGAGTACAGCGTCGAGGGGTACGTCGAGGACGGCCGGGTGCACGTGCTCGCCATCACGGAGAAGATCCTCGGGCAGGAACCGCACTTCGTCGAGGTCGGGCACATCGTGCCGGCCCAGCTGGAGGCGCGGACGGCCGCCCGGATCAGGTCCTACGTCGTGCGGGTCCTGGAGGCCGTCGCCCTGGGCATCGGACCGTTCCACGCCGAGCTGCGGATGTCCGCGCGCGGACCGCTGCTGATGGAGGTCGCGGCCCGGCTGCCCGGCGACCGCATCCCGGAGCTGCTGCGCCTGGCCTGCGGCCACGACCTGTACGAGATCATGCTGCGCTGCTACCTGGGTCTGCCCAACCCCGCACCGGCCACGGCCCGTTCCGGCACCCGGGCCGGCATCCGCTACTTCCTGCGGCCGGGCCTCGACACCTACCGCGAGTTCCGCGTCGACCCGGTGATCGAGTCCGATCCCCGGGTGCGGGAGATAACCGTCCTGCTGCCGCCGGGCAGTGCGCTCTCCGAGCCCGGCAGCTCGTCGGGCCGGCTCGGCTACGTGCTCGCCGCGGGCGCCTCGTACCGGGAGACCGCGGGGGTACTGCGGCGTGCCGAGCGCGCCGTGACCTTCAGCTGAACGACCCGCACGCCTGTACCGACCATCCGGAGAACCGATGAACCGCCACGTCCTGATCCTCAACCGCTGGGCCAACTCCTTCGCGGAGTACCACCGTTACCTCGACCACACCACCGACCGCATCGCCTACCTCACCACCGCCGCAGGCCGGCAGCCGCTCGACGAGGAACTGGCCGAGTCCGTCCGGGTGGTCTCCGATCTCACCGACACCGCGGAGGTCCTGGCGCAGACCGCCCGGCTCATCGGCCTGTACGGACCGTTCACCCACGTCCTGGCGCTCTCCGAGTTCGACCTGGAGGCCGCGGGCGAGATCCGCCGGCACTTCGGTATCCCGGGGCGCGGCCCCTCGGAGGTCGCCGCCGTGCGGGACAAGGTCGTGATGAAGGGCCTGGTCGCGGCGGCCGGGCTGCGGGTGCCCGCGTTCGGGGCGACGCCGAGCGCCGGTTCGGTACGGGAGTTCGCCGCCCGGCACGGCTACCCGTTCGTCCTCAAGCCGCGCGCGGGCGCCGACAGCCAGGGCGTGCACGTGGTGCGCTCGCAGGACCGGCTGGACGCCCTGCTGGACGGCGCGGAGCTGTCCGACGCCCAGTGCGAGGAGTTCATCGACGGGGTGCTCTACCAGATCGACGGGGTGGTGAGGGGCGGCGAACTGCTCACCTCGCGCGCCTGGCGCTGCGGCGCCAGCTGCCTGGACTTCGCCACCGGTACGGCCTTCAGCTCGGTCGCCAACGACGACCCGGAGTTCGAACAGCGGGTGACCGCCTTCGCGGAGCGGGTCTGCGCCGCCCTCGCGCTCACCGACGACGTCTTCCACCTGGAGGTGTTCCGCACCGCGGCTGACGACCTGGTGTTCCTGGAGATCGGGGCGCGGGCCGGCGGCGGTCAGGTCCGCTTCGTCTGGGAGGAGGTGTACGGGGTCGACCTGGTCGCCGCCTCCGCGCTGGTACAGCTCGGCGAGGAGCTTCTCATCGAGCCGATGGACCTGGCCGGACCGGTCGCCGGGTACCTGATGATGCCCGAACCGCCCGTCCGCCCGGCCGTGGTGGAAGCGGTGACCTCGCTGGTGGGCCGGGTGCCCGAGCTGTACGCCGAGACGCTGCCGCCCCCCGGCACCGTGCTCAGCGGCAACGGCGGCGCCGTCCACACCGCCGGCACGTTCCGCTACCGGGCAGGCACCTCAGAGGAGGTCGAAGCGGCGATCCGGCAGACGCTGGCCTCCTACCGGCTCGACTGGCACCCGCTCGACGCGCACTCCATCGACACCAGGGGTCCGGCAGTCCGGGAGGCGGCCCATGTCGTCCTCTGAGCTCCTGGACCGGTCCGGGCAACAGGCCCCGGAGCCGCCGCGCGGACTCTGGCACCACCGGGACTTCCGCAGGCTGTGGGCCGGCCAGACGGTCTCGCTGCTCGGCTCCCGGGTCACCGAACTGGCCCTGCCGGTCACCGCGATCATGCTGCTCGACGCGGGCCCGGCCCAGCTGGGGCTGCTGAACAGCGCCCAGTACCTGCCGGTGCTCTGCGTCACCCTGTTCGCCGGAGTGCTGGCCGACCGGGTGCGCCGCCGCCCGCTGCTGATCGCCGCCAACCTCGGACGGGCCTCGATCCTCACCGCGGTGCCGCTGCTCGCCTGGCTGGGCGGACTCGGCGTCTGGGCCCTGTGCGCCGTGGCGTTCGCCACCGGGGTGCTCACCGCCCTGTTCGACGTGGCGTACCAGGCGTACGTCCCCTCGCTGGTGGCCAAGGAGCAGCTGGTCGAGGGCAACAGCAAGCTCCAGGCCAGCCGTTCGGTCGCGGAGACCGCCGGGCAGGGGCTCGGCGGCACGCTGATCCAGGTGCTCACCGCGCCCGTGGCCATCCTGGTCGACTGCGCGGGCTACCTCTTCTCGGCCGTCATGCTGCTGCGCATCCGTACCCCGGAGACCCCGCCGGTCCGCCCGGACGGCGCCCGTTCCTCCATCCGCAAGGAGATCGCCGCCGGGCTGCGCATGACGCTGCACAGCAGGCTGCTGCGGGTGATCATGCTGCACGCGTCCTGGTACAACCTGCTCTGGGACATCGTCCTGGTCGTCTTCCCGCTCTACGGCATCCGCGAGCTGCACCTCGGCCCGGCCGGTCTCGGCGTGATCATCGCGGTCGGCAGCCTCGGCGCGTTCGGCGGCGCACTGTCCGCGGGCCCGCTCGGGGCGCGGCTCGGGGTGGGCCGCACGATGGTCCTCGGCATGGTGGTGGCCTCCGCCGCGACGCTGCTGCTGCCGCTGGCCCCCGGCTCCGGCAGCGGCACCGGCCATCTGCTGCTCGGGGCCGGCTACGTCCTCAACGGCTTCGGCATCGCGGTCTTCAACATCCACTCGATCACGCTGCGCCAGGCGACCGTGCCCGCCGAACTCATCGGCCGGGTCAGCGCCACCTTCCGGTTCCTGACCTGGGCGGTGATCCCGCTGGGCGGGCTGCTCGGCGGACTGCTCGCGGCGGCGGTCGGCCCGCGTGCCGCGCTGGCCGTGACGGCGGGCGGACTGACCGCGGGCGCCCTGGTGTTCCTGTGCTCGCGCACCGCCGTACGGTCATGAGCCGCCTCCGTACGGTCATGAGCCGCCGTACGGTGATCAACCGTTTCCCGTTCCGCTTCCAGGAGGCAGATGTGTACGTCAAGGTATGCGGCCTGAGCCGCCCGCAGGACGTGGCGGCCGCCGTCGGGGCCGGGGCCGACGCGATCGGCTTCGTCCTCACGCCGAGCCCCCGCCAGGTCACCCCGGCCGCCGTCCGCGCGCTGGTCGCAGAGGTGCCGCAGGGCACCGCCACGGTCGCCGTGTTCCGGGGCGAGCCGCTCGAAGAGGTGCGCAGGGCCGCCGCGGAGTCGGGCGTCGACACCGTGCAGCTGCACGGCTCGGAGCCGCCCGAGGCGTTCGCCGCGCTGCGCGCCGACGGGTTCCGGCTGATCCGGGCCGCGTCGCCGGGGAGCGGGGCGCCGCTGGAGAGCGGTGCGTACGGCGAGGACCTGCTGATCATCGACTCGCCCAGCCCCGGTTCCGGCGAGCGCTGGGACCCGGCCGCGCTCGGCGGCTCCCCCGCCGGTCCGTGGCTGCTGGCCGGCGGGCTGAACCCGGACAACGTCGCCGGGGCGGTGGCGGGGCTGCGGCCCTGGGGGGTGGACGTCTCCAGCGGGGTCGAGAGCTCCCGCGGGGTCAAGGACCCGGCCCTGATCGAGCGGTTCGTGACGGAGGCCGCGGCGCTCGCGTAAGCACCCCGCCACACCCCGCCACCGCACTGCCTCCAAGTGCGAACAGACTGCCTCCTAAGGCGGATTGAGGGCGGGCCGACCCGGCCCGCACTATCGGATGGCCGCTTCCCGGACCCGTATGGGAGCACCCGGGCACCCACCTGGTGCACGGCACTTCGTCCACCTCAACCGCCGATCCACCTGGGGGATCCATGTGGCTGCCCGCTTCCGGGAAGCACCACGACTTCGTCGAGCGCTATCTCGCCCTGCACGACCGGTACACCTCGGGTGAACTCGGTGAGGACGAGTGGCGTGCGTGGGCGCAGCGGCAGTTGCGCGAGGTCGTCGCGCTCGCCCGGAGCGGCTCGCCCTTCTACGCCCGGCACCTGGCCGACGTGCGTCCCGAGGCGCTCACGCTGGACGGGCTGAGCGCGCTGCCCTTCACCACGAAGGACGATCTGCGCACGGCCATGTTCGACATCCTCAGCCGGGATCTCGACGAGGCGTGCTTCTACTACGAGACCACCGGCACCACCGGACCGGCCACCCCCTGCCCGCGTGACCCGCGCGAGGTGATCGCCTCCAACGCCCATGTGACGGAGGGCTGGCGCAACATCTTCGCGGACGTCTTCGGTGACCGGGCCCCGCGCGTCGGCGTGATGGGACCGACCGAGGTGCACTCGCTCGGTGACACCCTGGGGGACGTGGCCCGCAACGTGGGCTCCGCCGTCGCCAAGATCTGGCCGTACTCCCCCGTCATCGGCTTCCCCAAGGCGCTCCAGCTGATCCGGGACCTGGCCCTGGAGGTGGTGTTCTGCACCCCGAACGTGGCGCTCTCGCTGGCCAAGGCCGCCCGCGCCCAAGGGCTGGACCCGCGCCGGGACTTCGGCGTGAAGGTCTTCCTGGTCACCGGGGAGATGTGCACGCCCGACCTGGCCCGGCAGATCGACCAGGCCTGGGGCGCCCGCACCTACAACGCGCTCTACGGCTCCCAGGAGACCCTGGTCGTCGCCTCGGCCTGCGCCCACGGCCGGCTGCACCTGGCCAGGCCCAACTACATCGCGGAGCTGGTCGATCCGGACACCGGAGCCGCGCTCGGTGACCGGGGCACCGGTGAACTCGTCGTCACCATGCTGATCGACGGCATCAAGCCGCTGATCCGCTACCGCACCGGCGACCTCGTCGAACTCGCCGCCAACGACTGCGGCTGCGGCATCCGGGGCCCGGTGATGCGGGTCGTCGGCCGCACCCGCGACCGGATCGTGCTCGGCGGCCGGAGCTTCCAGGCCTGGCAGGTGGAGCGGGCCGTGCTCCAGCGGATCGACCACAGTTACGGCTACCAGGTCGTCATCGACCGGGACGCGGAAGGCGACGACCTGATCACCGTCAGGCTCGACCTGCCGGACGGGCCGGAACCCGGGCTGGCGGCCGCGCACGCGGCGCGGGTCGCGGACTCCCTCGGGGTGCGCTGCCGGGTGGAGCTGCCCGAGGAGCTGGACCCGGTCACCACGACCGGCGCCTTCGTCAGCTGGAAGGCCGCACGCATCCACGACCGGCGGACCGCCGTCGATCACGAGACGGCCGCCGCACGCCGGCTGGCCGGGGCACGGGGGCACCGCGCATGACAGAACCGATGCTGCATCCTCACGGCTACACCCTCGACACCGGGGACCGGTCCGATCCGACGCCGTTCCCCATCCTGTGGGAGCCCGCCCGAATACCCCATTCGCCGCTGCTGCGGTCCGGCACCCTGCGGATCGGCACCCTCGGCCCGGACGGCACCACCTCGATGGTCGCCCTCGGCCGCCTCGGCTACCGGCTCGCCCACCTCGGCGGACCCGAGGTGGAGGCCGTGCCGTACGACTCATTCGAGGAGCTCCTCGCGGCCGTCGGCAGCCGGGGCGGCCCCGCCTACGCCCTGGTGCCGGGGGCCGCCGAGTGCGCGACCCGGTTCTTCTGGTCGCCCCGGCTGCGGCTGGACGCCACGTTCTCCACCCCGACCCCCGAGTACGGCATCGCCTCCTACGGGACCGGGCTGCGCGAGGGTGTCCTGCGACTGGCGACGCTGCACGAGACCCGGCGCCTGGTGGAGCTGCTGGACGGGGCGGAGGGCGGGCGGGGCGGCTACGAGATCGCCTGGGTGCCCGCCGAGTCCACCATCCACGCCGCCCAGCTGGTCGCCGAGGGACGCGCGGACGCCGCCGTCACCAACGAGCCCGGCCGGGCCGCGCACCGGCTGCGGTTCCAGGTCTCGCGGCCGGGCGTCCCGATGGTCTGGATGGTGTTCGGGCCCGCGGTACTCGCCCGGCCCGAGTCCGCCCTCCGACACACCCTGGGGAGTTGATCGTGACCACTGACCGCCGACTGCTGCTGCACGACGTCACCGTCCAGGAGGGCCTGGGCCGCGCCTCGCTGCCCGCCCGCTCGGTGCTGCTGAACGGCGAGCGCATCGAGGCCGTGCTGCCGGCCGCCGAGGCGCCCGCGGAGGGCGACTTCGTCCGCTGGGACCTGGCCGGCGCCACCGTGCTGCCCGGCATGACGCTGGGCCACACCCACATCGCGTACGTCAATGTCACCAACGGCCGCGAGACCCTGTTCAAGTACCGGGTGCCGGAGGTCGCGATGCACGCCGCCCGGCACGCGGCGGACCTGCTGACCTGTGGATACACCGCGTTCGTCGGGGCCGGTTCGGTCGCCGGGATCGACATGGCGCTGAAGAACGCCATCGCGGCCGGCGCCATCCGCGGCCCGCGCATCACCCCGTGCAGCCGCGACCTGATGGTGTCCGGCCCGCCGGGACGGCGCTCGCCCGAGCTCAAGGAGCGGATGCCCCGGGAGCTGATGCCGGTGGTGGACGTCCTCGGGGACCTGGTGAAGTACACCGAGGAGGAGATCGACGAGGGCGCCGAGATCATCAAGGTGTTCTCGTCGGGCGACGACACCTTCCCCAACGCCCGATCCGAGGAACTGCTCTTCACCCGTGAGGAGTTGACCACGGTGGTGGAGACCGCGCACCGGCGCGGCGCCCGAGTGCGGGCGCACTCCCGCGGGCTGGCCGGCATCCGCAACGCGCTGGCCGCCGGGGTCGACGTCATCGACCACGCCACCTACGCGGACGACCGGGCGCTCGACGAGATAGCCGAGCGGGGCGTGTTCGTGGTGCCGAGCCTGTTCCAGCCCGACCGGCTGCTCGCCCTGGGCGAACGGTTCGGCAAGGCGCCGGACTACCTGGAGTCCCTGGACTTCAAGGACGAGATCGAGAACACCCTGCGCTTCCTGCCCAGGGCGGAGGCCCTCGGCCTGAAGATCGTGCCGGGTGACGACTTCGGTTTCGCCTGGACCCCGCACGGCACGTACGCGGACGAGCTGGTGATGTACGTCGAGCGGGCCGGGATCGCGCCCGAGACGGTCATCAAGTGGGCCTGCGGGAACGGCGCCGAGCTGGCCGGGCGCGGCGCGGACGCCGGAGTGGTGGCGCCGGGCCGCCTCGCGGACCTGGTGGTCCGGGACCGCGACCCGGCGGCCGACCTGACGGTGCTCCAGGACAAGGAGTCGCTGCGGTCCGTGCTGATCGGCGGGGACCACGTGGCGGGTCCGGTGGCGCCTCCCGCGTCCTGATTCTCCGTAGGGGCCGGGCTGTTCACCGCAAGGGGTGTCTCACCCCGTGGGGCTGAGCAGCCCGGCCCTCTCGTTGCGGGGCAGGGACAGCAGCCGGGCGGTGTCGCCCCGGCCGGCGTGCGGGAGGAGCAGGATGCGCAGCAGGTCGATCATGCGGTCCATCAGCCCGCGCGCCGCTGCCAGGCCCTCCTCGTCCTCGCCCGGTGCGAACTGGTCCTGGACGAAGGCGGGGAAGCCGCTGCCCGGCAGGATCATCCGGTTGAGCAGGACGTTGTCGATGAGCTGCCCGTAGACCCGGTCGTGGCTGTAGCGGCGGCCGGTGACCACGACCCCGGCCACCTTGTTGGCGAGCGGGCGGTCGAAGCGCAGGTGTCCGACCCCGGCGCGCTCGATGAAGTTCTGCATCACCCCGGCCAGTCCGAACCCGTGGACGGGCGCCGCGTACAGCACTCCGTCGGCCCGGATCATCCGGTCCACCAGGGCCGGGACGTCGTCGTCCTGGGCGCAGGGCAGCGGCCGTATGTTGCAGTCGCCGCAGGGCCCGCAGGGGGTGATGTCGTACTCGGCGAGCGGGATCACATCGAGGTGCACGCCGTGCTCCGCGGCCTGTGCGGCCAGCATGCGCAGCACCCGCCCGGTGAGCCCGTCGGGCCGCTCGGAGCCGTTCAGGGCGGCTATCGACGCCCAGGGACCGTGGTCTGCCATGGCCGTATCCCTTCCAGGAAGTTGGTGAGGAACGCGTGTCCGGTCTGTGTGGTGATGCTCTCGGGGTGGAACTGAACGCCCTGGACCGGCAGTTCGCGGTGGCGCAGTCCCATCACGCAGCCGTCCTCCCGGGCCCGCGCGGTCACGGTGAGCGCGGCGGGCGGCGGGTCCGCGACGGCCAGTGAGTGGTAGCGGGTGACCTCGGTGCCGTCCGCGAGTCCGGCGAAGACCCCGGTGCCGTCGTGGTCGAGGCGGCTGGTCTTGCCGTGCACGGTGCGTGCGGCCCGCTCGATCCGGCCGCCGAAGGCGAGCCCGACGGCCTGGTGGCCCAGGCAGATCCCGAGCAGCGGGACCTTGCCGGCGAAGTGGCGCACCAGCTCCGGGTGGCCGGAGTCGACGGGGTGTCCGGGGCCTGGGCCCAGGACCACCGCGTCCGGGCGGCGGGCGGCGAGCTCGGCCGGGGTGTGCGCGTGGGCGGTGACGAGGTCGGTGCGGACGCCGT includes these proteins:
- a CDS encoding acetyl-CoA carboxylase biotin carboxylase subunit family protein, with protein sequence MNRHVLILNRWANSFAEYHRYLDHTTDRIAYLTTAAGRQPLDEELAESVRVVSDLTDTAEVLAQTARLIGLYGPFTHVLALSEFDLEAAGEIRRHFGIPGRGPSEVAAVRDKVVMKGLVAAAGLRVPAFGATPSAGSVREFAARHGYPFVLKPRAGADSQGVHVVRSQDRLDALLDGAELSDAQCEEFIDGVLYQIDGVVRGGELLTSRAWRCGASCLDFATGTAFSSVANDDPEFEQRVTAFAERVCAALALTDDVFHLEVFRTAADDLVFLEIGARAGGGQVRFVWEEVYGVDLVAASALVQLGEELLIEPMDLAGPVAGYLMMPEPPVRPAVVEAVTSLVGRVPELYAETLPPPGTVLSGNGGAVHTAGTFRYRAGTSEEVEAAIRQTLASYRLDWHPLDAHSIDTRGPAVREAAHVVL
- a CDS encoding MFS transporter yields the protein MSSSELLDRSGQQAPEPPRGLWHHRDFRRLWAGQTVSLLGSRVTELALPVTAIMLLDAGPAQLGLLNSAQYLPVLCVTLFAGVLADRVRRRPLLIAANLGRASILTAVPLLAWLGGLGVWALCAVAFATGVLTALFDVAYQAYVPSLVAKEQLVEGNSKLQASRSVAETAGQGLGGTLIQVLTAPVAILVDCAGYLFSAVMLLRIRTPETPPVRPDGARSSIRKEIAAGLRMTLHSRLLRVIMLHASWYNLLWDIVLVVFPLYGIRELHLGPAGLGVIIAVGSLGAFGGALSAGPLGARLGVGRTMVLGMVVASAATLLLPLAPGSGSGTGHLLLGAGYVLNGFGIAVFNIHSITLRQATVPAELIGRVSATFRFLTWAVIPLGGLLGGLLAAAVGPRAALAVTAGGLTAGALVFLCSRTAVRS
- a CDS encoding phosphoribosylanthranilate isomerase — encoded protein: MSRLRTVMSRRTVINRFPFRFQEADVYVKVCGLSRPQDVAAAVGAGADAIGFVLTPSPRQVTPAAVRALVAEVPQGTATVAVFRGEPLEEVRRAAAESGVDTVQLHGSEPPEAFAALRADGFRLIRAASPGSGAPLESGAYGEDLLIIDSPSPGSGERWDPAALGGSPAGPWLLAGGLNPDNVAGAVAGLRPWGVDVSSGVESSRGVKDPALIERFVTEAAALA
- a CDS encoding phenylacetate--CoA ligase family protein gives rise to the protein MWLPASGKHHDFVERYLALHDRYTSGELGEDEWRAWAQRQLREVVALARSGSPFYARHLADVRPEALTLDGLSALPFTTKDDLRTAMFDILSRDLDEACFYYETTGTTGPATPCPRDPREVIASNAHVTEGWRNIFADVFGDRAPRVGVMGPTEVHSLGDTLGDVARNVGSAVAKIWPYSPVIGFPKALQLIRDLALEVVFCTPNVALSLAKAARAQGLDPRRDFGVKVFLVTGEMCTPDLARQIDQAWGARTYNALYGSQETLVVASACAHGRLHLARPNYIAELVDPDTGAALGDRGTGELVVTMLIDGIKPLIRYRTGDLVELAANDCGCGIRGPVMRVVGRTRDRIVLGGRSFQAWQVERAVLQRIDHSYGYQVVIDRDAEGDDLITVRLDLPDGPEPGLAAAHAARVADSLGVRCRVELPEELDPVTTTGAFVSWKAARIHDRRTAVDHETAAARRLAGARGHRA